In Horticoccus luteus, the following proteins share a genomic window:
- a CDS encoding DEAD/DEAH box helicase has protein sequence MEKRPFAELGLSPEILKAVDKLGFEEASPIQTAVIPTILEGRDVVGQSSTGSGKTAAFAIPAIEKVDPQLRKVQVLILCPTRELAVQVAEEAGKLSLFKRGVNAVPIYGGQSYERQFRALAAGVQVVIGTPGRVMDHMQRGTLKLDALKLVVLDEADRMLDMGFREDIETILSAVPEQRQLLFFSATMPRAIQDLIKRYSRDPAWIKIEALAQNAPQVEQVYFEVDRRSKIEALTRLIDVNDFRFGIIFCSTKIMVDELDEHLHARGYAVDRLHGDISQAQRDRVMEKFRRKGFEFLVATDVAARGLDVDDLEVVFNYDLPNDAEDYTHRIGRTGRAGKSGRAFTFVSGREIYKLQAMVRFAKLKIRRENVPSMDQVEEARTNVFFEKLRATLEAKEFAPQDRLVDRLLEQGYASTEICAALIHLLQGGAGNSASGSGPEKAPLPEPKRSAASSAPAWAKKVVERSAPTPASSPHVQPAPGGDAAEEEAEARKRKYDRPSRTGQAGYATVFLNIGRKDLVTPADIVGKIAGVTRLPAAIVGAIDIHQRHTLADVTAEHASIVVEKLEGVRLKGATLAPALAGAHAR, from the coding sequence ATGGAAAAACGCCCGTTTGCCGAGCTCGGCCTTTCGCCCGAAATTCTCAAAGCCGTCGACAAGCTCGGATTTGAAGAGGCGTCGCCGATTCAGACGGCGGTGATCCCGACCATTTTGGAAGGCCGCGACGTGGTGGGCCAGTCGTCGACCGGCTCGGGCAAGACGGCCGCGTTTGCGATTCCTGCGATTGAGAAAGTCGATCCGCAGCTGCGCAAAGTGCAGGTGTTGATTCTCTGTCCCACGCGCGAGCTGGCCGTGCAAGTCGCTGAGGAGGCGGGGAAGTTGTCGCTGTTCAAACGCGGGGTGAACGCGGTGCCGATTTATGGCGGTCAGAGCTACGAGCGGCAGTTTCGTGCGCTGGCGGCCGGGGTGCAGGTGGTGATCGGCACGCCGGGGCGGGTGATGGATCACATGCAGCGCGGCACGCTGAAGCTGGACGCGTTGAAACTCGTGGTGCTCGACGAAGCCGACCGGATGCTCGACATGGGCTTTCGCGAGGACATCGAGACGATCCTCTCGGCCGTGCCGGAGCAGCGGCAGTTGCTGTTTTTTTCCGCCACGATGCCGCGCGCGATCCAGGACTTGATCAAGCGCTACAGTCGCGATCCGGCTTGGATCAAGATCGAGGCGCTGGCGCAAAATGCTCCGCAGGTGGAGCAGGTCTATTTCGAGGTCGACCGGCGGTCGAAAATCGAGGCGCTCACCCGGCTGATCGATGTGAACGATTTCCGTTTCGGCATTATTTTTTGCAGCACGAAGATCATGGTCGATGAACTCGACGAGCACCTGCATGCGCGCGGTTACGCGGTGGATCGGCTGCACGGCGACATCTCACAGGCACAACGCGACCGGGTGATGGAAAAATTCCGCCGCAAGGGATTCGAGTTTCTCGTGGCCACGGATGTGGCGGCGCGCGGGCTCGACGTCGACGACCTCGAGGTCGTGTTTAATTACGACTTACCCAACGACGCGGAGGATTACACGCACCGCATCGGTCGGACCGGCCGGGCGGGCAAATCCGGCCGGGCGTTCACGTTCGTCTCGGGGCGCGAGATCTACAAATTGCAGGCGATGGTGCGCTTCGCGAAGCTGAAGATTCGCCGGGAAAACGTGCCTTCGATGGACCAGGTGGAGGAGGCACGCACGAATGTGTTTTTCGAGAAATTGCGCGCGACGCTCGAAGCGAAGGAATTCGCACCGCAGGACCGACTCGTCGACCGGCTTCTGGAACAGGGCTACGCGAGCACGGAGATTTGCGCGGCGTTGATCCACTTGCTGCAGGGTGGCGCGGGTAATTCCGCGTCCGGGAGCGGGCCGGAGAAGGCGCCGTTGCCGGAGCCGAAGCGCAGCGCGGCGTCGTCAGCTCCCGCGTGGGCGAAAAAAGTCGTCGAGCGCAGCGCGCCAACGCCAGCCTCTTCGCCCCACGTTCAGCCCGCCCCGGGCGGCGACGCGGCGGAAGAGGAGGCGGAAGCAAGGAAGCGCAAGTATGACCGGCCCTCCCGCACCGGTCAGGCGGGTTATGCGACCGTATTTCTCAACATCGGACGAAAGGATCTGGTGACGCCGGCGGATATCGTGGGGAAAATCGCCGGGGTGACGCGGCTGCCGGCCGCCATCGTCGGGGCGATCGACATTCACCAGCGGCACACGCTCGCCGACGTGACGGCGGAGCATGCGAGCATCGTGGTGGAGAAACTCGAAGGCGTGCGGCTCAAGGGCGCGACGCTTGCGCCGGCGCTCGCGGGCGCGCACGCGCGTTAG
- the groL gene encoding chaperonin GroEL (60 kDa chaperone family; promotes refolding of misfolded polypeptides especially under stressful conditions; forms two stacked rings of heptamers to form a barrel-shaped 14mer; ends can be capped by GroES; misfolded proteins enter the barrel where they are refolded when GroES binds) encodes MAAKQLLFDEAARQKILRGVEVLSRAVKVTLGPKGRNVVIDKKFGSPTVTKDGVTVAKEVELPDPYENMGAQMVKEVASKTSDAAGDGTTTATVLAEGIYREGLKNVTAGSNPVYLKRGIDKAVAAAVAELARVSKKVNDREEIRQVATVSANWDDTIGNIIAEAMDKVGKDGTITVEEAKSIETSLDVVEGMQFDKGYLSPYFTTNAEAQEAVLEDAYVLIHEKKISNLQEFLPLLQTVAKSGKPLLVIAEEVEGEALAALVVNKIRGTLNVCAVKAPGFGDRRKAMLEDIAVLTGGKCITEDLGLKLENLTISDLGRAKRIVVDKENTTIVEGSGKSSDIQGRVKQIRRQIDETTSDYDREKLQERLAKLAGGVAVINVGATTEVEMKEKKARVEDALHATRAAVEEGIVAGGGVALLRTAKAIDALQLEGDEKIGSQIVRRAIEHPIRMLCQNAGIEGAVVVGEVLAGKGNFGYNVATDKYEDLVKAGVVDPTKVTRTALQNSASIAGLLLTTECMITELPEKEKAPAMPPGGGGMGGMDY; translated from the coding sequence ATGGCTGCTAAACAACTCCTGTTCGACGAGGCCGCTCGTCAGAAAATTCTCCGGGGCGTCGAAGTGCTTTCGCGCGCGGTGAAAGTCACCCTCGGGCCCAAGGGCCGCAACGTCGTCATCGACAAGAAATTCGGCTCTCCCACCGTCACGAAGGACGGCGTCACCGTGGCGAAGGAAGTCGAACTTCCGGATCCCTACGAAAACATGGGCGCGCAGATGGTGAAGGAAGTCGCTTCGAAGACCTCCGACGCGGCGGGCGACGGCACCACGACCGCGACGGTCCTCGCCGAGGGCATTTACCGCGAAGGTCTCAAGAACGTCACCGCCGGCTCGAATCCGGTTTATCTCAAACGCGGTATCGACAAGGCCGTCGCGGCCGCCGTCGCCGAGCTCGCGCGTGTTTCCAAGAAGGTCAATGACCGCGAGGAAATCCGCCAGGTGGCGACCGTCTCCGCCAACTGGGATGACACCATCGGCAACATCATTGCCGAGGCGATGGACAAGGTCGGCAAGGATGGCACGATCACCGTCGAAGAGGCGAAGTCCATCGAGACCTCCCTCGACGTCGTCGAAGGCATGCAGTTCGACAAGGGTTATCTCTCGCCCTACTTCACGACCAACGCGGAAGCGCAGGAAGCCGTGCTCGAGGATGCCTACGTGCTGATCCACGAGAAGAAGATCTCGAACCTGCAGGAATTCCTGCCGTTGCTCCAGACTGTCGCCAAGAGCGGCAAGCCGCTCCTCGTCATCGCTGAAGAAGTCGAAGGCGAAGCGCTGGCGGCCCTCGTGGTGAACAAGATTCGCGGCACGCTCAACGTGTGCGCGGTGAAGGCTCCGGGCTTTGGCGATCGCCGCAAAGCGATGTTGGAAGACATCGCGGTCCTCACGGGCGGCAAGTGCATCACGGAAGATCTCGGCCTCAAGCTCGAGAATCTCACCATCTCCGACCTCGGCCGCGCCAAGCGGATCGTGGTCGACAAGGAGAACACCACGATCGTCGAAGGTTCGGGCAAGTCGTCCGACATCCAAGGCCGCGTGAAGCAAATCCGTCGCCAGATCGACGAGACCACCTCCGACTACGATCGCGAGAAGCTGCAAGAGCGCCTCGCGAAGCTGGCGGGCGGCGTCGCCGTCATCAACGTCGGTGCGACCACCGAGGTTGAAATGAAGGAGAAGAAGGCCCGCGTGGAAGATGCGTTGCACGCCACGCGTGCGGCCGTCGAGGAAGGCATCGTCGCCGGCGGCGGCGTCGCGCTCCTCCGCACCGCGAAGGCCATCGATGCTCTCCAACTCGAGGGCGACGAGAAGATCGGTTCGCAGATCGTGCGTCGCGCGATCGAGCACCCGATTCGCATGCTCTGTCAGAACGCGGGCATTGAAGGCGCGGTTGTCGTCGGCGAGGTTCTCGCGGGCAAGGGCAACTTCGGTTACAACGTCGCGACCGACAAGTATGAGGATCTCGTGAAAGCCGGCGTGGTTGATCCGACGAAGGTCACCCGCACCGCGCTGCAGAATTCGGCGTCGATCGCCGGCCTGTTGCTCACCACCGAGTGCATGATCACGGAGCTTCCTGAGAAGGAAAAGGCTCCGGCGATGCCCCCGGGCGGCGGCGGCATGGGCGGAATGGACTACTAA
- a CDS encoding co-chaperone GroES — translation MANVKIKPIGDRVLVEHIEEKEQVRGGIIIPDSAKEKPQEAKVIALGTGKKGEDGKVTPFEVKVGDRVLISKYGGTEVKLEDKKYTLVREDDILGVIA, via the coding sequence ATGGCTAACGTCAAAATCAAGCCCATCGGTGATCGTGTTCTCGTCGAACACATCGAAGAAAAAGAGCAAGTCCGCGGAGGAATCATCATTCCGGACAGCGCCAAAGAAAAACCGCAGGAGGCCAAAGTCATCGCGCTCGGCACCGGCAAAAAAGGCGAAGACGGCAAAGTGACGCCGTTTGAAGTCAAAGTCGGCGATCGCGTGCTGATCAGCAAATACGGCGGCACCGAGGTGAAGCTCGAAGACAAGAAGTATACGCTCGTCCGCGAGGACGACATCCTGGGCGTCATCGCCTAA
- the dnaK gene encoding molecular chaperone DnaK — protein MSRILGIDLGTTNSCMAVMEGGEPVVIPNAEGARTTPSVVAFAKNGERLVGQAAKRQAVTNPRNTIFSAKRLIGRKFTEIREEAKSMPFKTVEGKNGDAYIEVQVGDKTEQFAPQQIASFVLAKLKADAEAYLGEKINQAVITVPAYFNDAQRQATKDAGKIAGLEVLRIINEPTAASLAYGLDKKKDEKIAVFDLGGGTFDVSVLEIGDGVFEVKATNGDTHLGGDNWDDALITWLVENFKKENGIDLRKDPMALQRLKEEAEKAKITLSAAQTVDLNLPFITADASGPKHLNVQLTRAKMEQICEPLFERCIPPFKNCLKDAGLNSSQIDELVLVGGMTRMPKVVELAKDLGGKPPHQGVNPDEVVAVGAAIQGGVLKGDVRDVLLLDVTPLTLGIMTAGDVSTPMIPRNTTIPSKKTQTFSTYSDSQPSVEIVVLQGERPMARDNKTLGTFRLDGIPPAPRGTPQIEVTFDIDANGILHVSAKDLGTGKDQKITIQGSSGLSKDEVEKMTKEAELHAEEDKKRREAVESKNQLDSTIYQLEKTLKDAGDKLPAEKKSKVEGEIATAKKDLESNDGERMKAALERLQKVGAEFYAEAQAAQQAAGAEAGPAAGTPEAGEQAQPKKTEKKADVVDADFEVVDDDKNEKK, from the coding sequence ATGAGCCGAATTTTAGGTATCGATCTAGGCACCACGAACTCCTGCATGGCGGTGATGGAAGGCGGCGAGCCCGTGGTGATCCCGAATGCGGAGGGAGCCCGCACAACCCCGTCCGTCGTGGCTTTCGCCAAGAACGGCGAACGCCTCGTTGGTCAGGCGGCGAAGCGCCAAGCGGTCACAAATCCGCGCAACACCATTTTCTCCGCGAAGCGCCTCATCGGGCGGAAATTCACGGAAATTCGCGAAGAGGCGAAGAGCATGCCCTTCAAGACGGTGGAAGGTAAAAACGGCGACGCTTACATTGAAGTGCAAGTGGGCGACAAGACCGAGCAGTTCGCGCCCCAGCAGATCGCCTCTTTTGTCCTCGCGAAGCTGAAAGCGGACGCCGAGGCGTATCTCGGCGAGAAGATCAACCAAGCGGTGATCACCGTGCCCGCTTACTTTAACGACGCGCAGCGGCAGGCGACCAAGGATGCCGGCAAGATCGCGGGTCTGGAAGTGTTGCGCATCATCAACGAACCGACGGCGGCATCGCTCGCTTACGGTCTCGACAAGAAGAAGGACGAGAAGATCGCCGTGTTCGACTTGGGCGGCGGCACGTTCGACGTGTCGGTGTTGGAAATTGGCGACGGCGTCTTCGAAGTGAAGGCGACGAACGGCGATACCCACCTGGGCGGCGACAACTGGGATGACGCGCTCATCACCTGGCTCGTGGAGAATTTCAAAAAGGAAAACGGCATCGACCTGCGCAAGGATCCGATGGCGTTGCAACGGTTGAAGGAAGAGGCCGAGAAGGCGAAGATCACGCTCTCGGCGGCGCAGACCGTGGACCTGAATCTGCCGTTCATCACGGCGGACGCGTCGGGCCCGAAGCACCTCAACGTGCAGCTCACGCGGGCGAAGATGGAGCAGATTTGCGAACCGTTGTTCGAACGGTGCATCCCGCCCTTCAAAAACTGTCTCAAGGACGCGGGGCTGAATTCGTCGCAGATCGACGAACTCGTGCTCGTGGGCGGCATGACGCGCATGCCGAAAGTGGTGGAACTCGCGAAGGACCTCGGGGGCAAGCCGCCGCATCAAGGTGTGAATCCCGATGAAGTCGTCGCTGTCGGCGCCGCGATCCAAGGCGGTGTCCTGAAGGGCGACGTGCGCGATGTGCTGCTCCTCGATGTGACCCCGCTCACGCTGGGCATCATGACGGCGGGCGATGTGTCGACGCCGATGATTCCGCGCAACACCACGATTCCGTCGAAGAAGACGCAGACGTTTTCGACCTACAGCGATAGCCAACCCTCGGTGGAAATCGTCGTGCTCCAAGGCGAACGCCCGATGGCGCGCGATAACAAGACGCTCGGCACGTTTCGACTCGACGGCATCCCGCCGGCGCCGCGCGGCACGCCGCAGATCGAGGTGACGTTTGACATCGATGCCAACGGCATCCTGCACGTCTCCGCGAAGGATCTTGGCACCGGCAAGGATCAGAAAATCACCATCCAAGGATCGTCCGGCCTCTCGAAAGACGAGGTTGAGAAGATGACGAAGGAGGCGGAATTGCACGCCGAGGAGGACAAGAAGCGGCGCGAGGCGGTCGAATCGAAGAACCAACTCGACAGCACGATTTATCAACTGGAGAAGACTTTGAAGGACGCGGGCGACAAGCTCCCGGCCGAGAAGAAATCGAAGGTTGAAGGCGAAATCGCGACGGCGAAGAAAGACCTCGAGTCGAACGACGGCGAGCGCATGAAGGCGGCTTTGGAGCGCTTGCAGAAGGTCGGCGCCGAGTTCTATGCCGAGGCCCAAGCGGCTCAACAGGCGGCGGGCGCGGAAGCGGGCCCGGCGGCAGGCACTCCTGAGGCGGGCGAGCAAGCTCAGCCGAAGAAGACCGAAAAGAAAGCCGACGTCGTCGACGCAGACTTCGAAGTCGTTGATGACGACAAGAACGAGAAAAAATAA
- a CDS encoding LON peptidase substrate-binding domain-containing protein, with translation MEMEITVPDEVPVMTLPQVVFFPQALLPLHIFEPRYRQMLKDVLGADRLFAVAQRDDRPALDDAFEPPHRVASVGIVRACQENADGTSNLLLQGLCRVEVRGIIEEAPYRRIHVRPLPSTVAEDEIANVRRRDALLDLIARKQKLGGIPEEMIDFLRNVHDPDTFVDLAAATLCENAALKQQLLETLDVGARFDLFHRRLRRDFEQLRLQRLLQGPLGDDDIAAN, from the coding sequence ATGGAAATGGAGATCACGGTGCCCGACGAAGTCCCGGTCATGACCCTGCCGCAGGTCGTGTTTTTCCCGCAAGCCCTGCTTCCATTGCACATCTTTGAGCCGCGCTATCGCCAGATGCTCAAAGACGTTTTGGGCGCTGACCGCTTGTTTGCCGTCGCGCAACGTGATGATCGGCCGGCGTTGGACGACGCCTTTGAGCCTCCGCATCGCGTCGCCAGCGTCGGAATCGTGCGCGCCTGCCAGGAAAATGCCGATGGCACGTCCAACCTTTTGCTTCAGGGCCTATGCCGCGTCGAAGTTCGCGGCATCATCGAAGAAGCACCCTATCGCCGCATCCACGTGCGCCCTCTGCCCAGCACAGTCGCCGAAGACGAAATCGCCAACGTCCGTCGGCGCGATGCCCTTCTCGACTTGATCGCACGCAAGCAAAAGCTCGGCGGCATTCCCGAGGAAATGATCGATTTCCTGCGCAACGTGCACGACCCCGACACGTTTGTGGATCTCGCCGCCGCCACTCTCTGCGAAAACGCCGCCCTGAAGCAGCAGCTTTTGGAAACGCTCGATGTCGGCGCCCGCTTCGACCTCTTCCATCGCCGCCTCCGCCGCGATTTCGAGCAGCTTCGTTTGCAACGCCTTCTACAAGGCCCGCTCGGCGACGACGACATCGCGGCCAACTAG
- the queA gene encoding tRNA preQ1(34) S-adenosylmethionine ribosyltransferase-isomerase QueA: protein MPSLSTDFFDYALPEHLVAQTPAARRDASRLLVVDRAAHRLSHHTFADLPDFLRPGDTLIRNNAAVLPARLHAVRRTGGQVECLLLRPHDGESVWRCLLRPGKKLPPGTVFASPDAEFTGEVIEKSPDGSALVRFTTRTGEPLTTVARRLGDVPLPPYIHRAGTAAERADDLVRYQTVYADPARSVAAAAPTAGLHFTPELFARLAAAGVGTADVTLHVGLGTFKPITTPTVEAHEIHREIYELPAATQRILFGAHQEASAPGRRIAVGTTSVRTIEDFLATHDAALTTDFFGEASLFIYPPRPFRGVDALITNFHQPRSTLLCLVAAFLAPDSTDGIGWLREIYAEAIAREYRFFSYGDAMLIL from the coding sequence GTGCCGTCGCTCTCTACCGACTTCTTCGATTACGCGCTGCCTGAACACCTCGTCGCGCAAACGCCCGCCGCCCGGCGCGATGCCTCGCGGCTGCTCGTCGTCGATCGCGCCGCGCACCGTCTCAGCCATCATACCTTCGCCGATCTCCCCGACTTCTTGCGGCCGGGCGACACTCTGATTCGCAACAACGCCGCTGTCCTGCCCGCGCGGCTGCACGCCGTTCGCCGCACCGGCGGCCAGGTCGAATGTCTTCTCCTTCGACCCCATGACGGCGAATCCGTCTGGCGCTGCCTGCTCCGCCCCGGGAAAAAGCTTCCGCCCGGCACGGTCTTCGCTTCTCCCGACGCCGAATTTACCGGCGAGGTGATCGAAAAATCCCCCGACGGTTCCGCGCTTGTCCGCTTCACCACCCGCACCGGCGAACCGCTCACCACCGTCGCCCGGCGCCTCGGCGACGTGCCGCTGCCGCCTTATATCCACCGCGCCGGCACCGCCGCCGAACGCGCCGACGATCTCGTCCGTTACCAAACCGTCTACGCCGATCCCGCCCGCTCCGTCGCCGCCGCCGCGCCCACCGCTGGCTTGCATTTCACGCCGGAACTTTTCGCGCGCCTCGCCGCCGCTGGCGTCGGCACCGCCGATGTCACCCTTCACGTCGGCCTCGGCACCTTCAAACCGATCACCACGCCCACCGTCGAAGCGCACGAAATTCACCGCGAAATCTACGAACTGCCCGCAGCCACCCAACGCATCCTCTTCGGCGCGCACCAAGAGGCCTCCGCGCCGGGCCGCCGCATCGCTGTCGGCACGACATCCGTTCGCACGATTGAAGACTTCCTCGCGACCCACGACGCTGCGTTGACCACCGACTTTTTCGGCGAGGCCAGTCTCTTCATTTATCCGCCCCGGCCCTTCCGGGGAGTGGATGCCCTCATCACCAACTTCCACCAACCCCGCTCCACCCTGCTGTGTCTCGTCGCCGCTTTTCTCGCGCCCGATTCCACGGATGGCATTGGCTGGCTGCGCGAGATCTACGCCGAAGCCATCGCACGCGAATATCGTTTCTTCAGTTATGGCGATGCCATGCTGATCCTCTAA
- a CDS encoding tetratricopeptide repeat protein: protein MTADELQTLIDDAAFDYSMGETATAIDKLTRATAGAPDSFEAWHALAEIHFSQRQLDAALAAAERGHALRPNDLFINTTLSRIWMERGDKPTAERYGAQARMLSWHEELKTPPSPPAPPSAS, encoded by the coding sequence ATGACCGCCGATGAATTGCAGACGCTGATCGACGATGCCGCGTTCGACTACTCGATGGGCGAGACCGCCACCGCCATCGACAAGCTCACCCGCGCCACCGCGGGCGCTCCCGATTCCTTCGAGGCCTGGCATGCACTCGCCGAGATCCATTTCAGCCAGCGCCAGCTCGACGCCGCCCTCGCCGCCGCCGAGCGCGGCCATGCGTTGCGGCCCAACGATCTATTTATCAATACTACCCTCTCGCGCATCTGGATGGAGCGCGGCGACAAACCCACCGCCGAACGCTACGGCGCCCAGGCCCGCATGCTGAGCTGGCACGAGGAACTGAAAACTCCGCCGTCCCCGCCCGCCCCGCCGAGCGCCTCCTGA
- a CDS encoding ABC transporter permease — MLRFLVRRLLQTIPVLLIIIAATFFMLRLVPGGPFTAEKNIPPEIQRNLERHYGLDRPLLVQFGAYLRDIVLHGDLGPSFKYPNRTVNEIIADTFPVSLELGAESLLIALLVGLPLGVLAAVRRNSWLDHLCSSVAMTGICLPTFVLGPLLVLAFAIHFGWVNASGWSTPSDRILPALTLGLVYGAYLMRLTRGGMLEILNQDFIRTARAKGASETRIIFRHALRGGLLPVVSYLGPAIAGIITGSFVIETIFQIPGLGRQFVHSAFSRDYTLVCGTVILYATLIVACNLLVDLAQVWLNPKLKFE; from the coding sequence ATGCTGCGCTTCCTCGTCCGTCGCCTGCTTCAAACGATCCCCGTGCTGTTGATCATCATCGCGGCGACGTTTTTCATGCTGCGCCTCGTGCCCGGCGGCCCGTTCACCGCCGAGAAAAACATCCCGCCCGAAATCCAGCGCAACCTCGAGCGCCACTACGGCCTCGACCGCCCGCTCCTCGTGCAATTCGGCGCCTACCTGCGCGACATCGTCCTCCATGGCGACCTCGGCCCGTCGTTCAAGTATCCGAATCGCACCGTCAACGAAATCATTGCCGACACGTTTCCCGTTTCCCTCGAACTCGGCGCAGAATCCCTTCTCATCGCCCTCCTCGTAGGGCTGCCCCTCGGCGTGCTCGCCGCCGTGCGCCGCAACTCCTGGCTCGATCACCTCTGTTCGTCGGTCGCGATGACGGGCATCTGCCTGCCAACCTTCGTCCTCGGTCCCCTGCTCGTTCTCGCCTTCGCCATCCATTTCGGCTGGGTCAATGCCTCGGGCTGGTCCACGCCCTCTGATCGCATTCTGCCCGCCCTCACGCTCGGCCTCGTTTACGGCGCCTACCTCATGCGGCTCACGCGCGGCGGCATGCTCGAAATCCTCAACCAGGATTTCATCCGCACCGCGCGCGCCAAGGGCGCCTCGGAAACGCGCATCATCTTCCGCCACGCCCTGCGCGGCGGTCTTCTCCCGGTCGTTTCCTACCTCGGTCCCGCCATCGCCGGCATCATCACGGGATCCTTTGTCATCGAAACCATCTTCCAAATCCCCGGCCTCGGCCGGCAGTTCGTGCACAGCGCTTTCAGCCGCGACTACACACTCGTTTGCGGCACCGTCATCCTTTACGCCACGCTCATCGTCGCGTGCAACCTGCTCGTCGATCTCGCGCAGGTCTGGCTCAACCCGAAACTCAAATTCGAGTGA
- a CDS encoding ABC transporter permease: MRASLSPSADQLPAAPVLPAELERGQSLWRDAWARLRKNRPAVAGGVMLVLVVLLCVIEPIMSSYAYDGMDLANTFAAPGAAHWLGTDQLGRDLLVRVCIGGRISLMVGLVASAVALLIGVSYGAISGYAGGKTDTVMMRLVDILYALPFTIFVILLMVFLKAPMDALDAWLRQFSWLSSYQGAGKILALFAAIGAVEWLTMARIVRGQILSLKKMEFIEAARALGFSRRRIIFRHLIPNLLGPVVVYTTLTIPAVMLLEAFLSFLGLGVDAPMSSWGTLIKDGAEKMEEYWWLLLFPAGLFSLTLFSLNFLGDGLRDALDVRASSD; the protein is encoded by the coding sequence ATGCGCGCTTCGCTTTCGCCTTCCGCCGACCAGCTTCCCGCCGCCCCCGTCTTGCCCGCCGAACTGGAACGCGGACAATCCCTCTGGCGCGACGCCTGGGCGCGCCTGCGCAAAAACCGTCCCGCCGTCGCCGGCGGTGTGATGCTCGTGCTGGTGGTGCTGCTCTGCGTGATCGAGCCGATCATGTCCTCCTACGCCTACGATGGCATGGATCTCGCCAACACGTTCGCTGCGCCCGGCGCCGCGCACTGGCTCGGCACCGATCAACTCGGCCGCGATCTCCTCGTGCGCGTCTGCATCGGCGGCCGCATCTCGCTCATGGTCGGCCTCGTCGCGTCCGCCGTCGCCCTGCTGATCGGCGTCAGCTACGGCGCCATTTCCGGCTACGCCGGGGGCAAGACCGACACCGTGATGATGCGCCTCGTCGACATCCTCTACGCCCTGCCGTTCACGATTTTTGTCATCCTGCTCATGGTGTTTCTCAAGGCGCCCATGGACGCCCTCGACGCCTGGCTGCGCCAGTTTTCCTGGCTCAGCAGTTATCAAGGCGCCGGCAAAATCCTCGCGCTCTTCGCCGCCATCGGCGCCGTGGAATGGCTCACCATGGCGCGCATCGTGCGCGGCCAGATTCTCTCGTTGAAAAAAATGGAATTCATCGAGGCCGCCCGCGCACTCGGCTTCAGCCGCCGCCGCATTATTTTCCGCCACCTCATTCCCAACCTCCTCGGGCCGGTCGTCGTTTACACCACGCTCACCATTCCCGCCGTCATGCTGCTCGAGGCGTTTCTCAGTTTTCTCGGCCTCGGCGTCGATGCGCCCATGAGCTCGTGGGGCACGTTGATCAAGGATGGCGCCGAGAAGATGGAAGAGTATTGGTGGCTGCTCTTGTTTCCCGCCGGTCTCTTTTCCCTCACGCTCTTCTCGCTCAATTTTCTCGGCGACGGTCTTCGTGATGCCTTGGATGTGCGCGCCTCCTCCGACTAA